In the Sus scrofa isolate TJ Tabasco breed Duroc chromosome 7, Sscrofa11.1, whole genome shotgun sequence genome, one interval contains:
- the SALL2 gene encoding sal-like protein 2 isoform X3, whose amino-acid sequence MVLGLAGDASEEDHPQVCAKCCAQFTDPTEFVAHQNACSTDPPVMVIIGGQENPNNSSTASEPRPEGRNSPQVMEAEHGNPSDSGSSVPTDPTWGPERRGEESSGHFLVAATGVGSGHLNIPLILEELRVLQQRQIHQMQMTEQICRQVLLLGSLGQTVGTPSSPSELPGTGTASSTKPLLPLFSPIKPVQTSKTLAPSSTSSSSGAETPKQAFFHLYHPLGSQHPFSAGGVGRSHKPTPAPSPALPGSTDQLIASPHLAFPGTTGLLAAQCLGAARGLEAAASPGLLKPKNGGGELGYGEVMGPLEKPGGRHKCRFCAKVFGSDSALQIHLRSHTGERPYKCNVCGNRFTTRGNLKVHFHRHREKYPHVQMNPHPVPEHLDYVITSSGLPYGMSVPPEKAEEEAALPGGGVERKPLVASTTALSATESLTLLSTGAGTATASALPAFNKFVLMKAVEPKSKADENTPPGSEGSAIAGVAESGTATRMQLSKLVTSLPSWALLTNHFKSTGSFPFPYVLEPLGASPSETSKLQQLVEKIDRQGAVAVASTASGAPTTSAPATSSSASSGPNQCVICLRVLSCPRALRLHYGQHGGERPFKCKVCGRAFSTRGNLRAHFVGHKASPAARAQNSCPICQKKFTNAVTLQQHVRMHLGGQIPNGGTTLPEGGGAAQENGSEQSTVSGAGSFPQQPSQQPSPEELSEEEEEEEEEEEDVTDEDSLAGRGSESGGEKAISVRGDSEEASGAEEEVGTVAAAATAGKEMDSNEKVIQQPSLPPPPPPDSLDQTQPMEQGSSDVARGTEEVGKPERSSSPASVMALEGEGSSTTLVEELSLQEVMRKEPGESTSRKACEVCGQTFPTQAALEDHQKTHPKEGPLFTCVFCRQGFLERATLKKHMLLAHHQDVAFLSSDLPTKPQSSSSISISTTTSGPAPPVLFGPGTVAGKLPPAVGSREAKEKRAPLFLFWPLASKTVPEKPNTEEK is encoded by the exons GTGATGCTAGTGAGGAGGACCACCCCCAAGTCTGTGCCAAGTGCTGCGCTCAATTCACTGACCCAACTGAATTCGTCGCCCACCAGAACGCATGTTCTACCGATCCCCCTGTTATGGTGATAATTGGGGGCCAGGAGAACCCCAACAACTCTTCGACCGCTTCTGAACCCCGGCCTGAAGGCCGCAATAGTCCCCAGGTCATGGAGGCAGAGCACGGCAACCCCTCGGATTCCGGGTCCTCTGTACCCACAGATCCCACCTGGGGCCCAGAGCGGAGGGGAGAGGAGTCTTCCGGGCACTTCCTTGTCGctgccacag gtGTAGGCAGCGGCCACTTGAACATCCCTCTGATCTTGGAAGAGCTCCGGGTGCTGCAGCAGCGGCAGATCCATCAAATGCAGATGACTGAGCAAATCTGCCGCCAGGTGCTGCTGCTTGGTTCCTTAGGCCAGACGGTTGGCACCCCTTCCAGTCCCTCAGAGTTACCTGGGACAGGGACTGCCTCCTCCACCAAGCCCCTTCTTCCCCTCTTCAGCCCCATCAAGCCCGTCCAAACTAGCAAGACACTGGCaccttcctccacctcctcctcctcggggGCAGAAACACCCAAACAGGCTTTCTTCCATCTTTATCATCCACTAGGGTCACAGCACCCTTTTTCTGCTGGAGGGGTCGGGCGAAGCCACaaacccacccctgccccatccccagccctgccAGGCAGCACAGATCAGCTGATTGCCTCACCTCATCTGGCATTCCCAGGCACCACGGGACTATTGGCCGCCCAGTGTCTTGGGGCAGCCCGGGGCCTCGAGGCTGCTGCCTCCCCGGGTCTCCTAAAGCCAAAGAATGGAGGTGGTGAGCTGGGCTATGGGGAAGTGATGGGTCCCTTGGAAAAACCCGGCGGACGGCACAAATGCCGCTTCTGTGCCAAAGTATTTGGCAGTGACAGTGCCCTGCAGATCCACCTGCGTTCGCACACGGGCGAGCGGCCCTATAAGTGTAATGTCTGTGGCAACCGCTTTACCACACGTGGCAACCTCAAAGTGCATTTCCACCGGCATCGGGAGAAATACCCCCATGTGCAGATGAACCCTCACCCGGTACCAGAGCATCTAGATTACGTCATCACCAGCAGTGGCCTGCCCTATGGTATGTCAGTGCCACCAGAGAAGGCTGAGGAGGAGGCAGCCCTGCCAGGTGGAGGTGTGGAACGCAAGCCTCTGGTGGCCTCTACCACAGCACTCAGTGCCACAGAGAGCTTGACTCTGCTCTCTACCGGTGCAGGCACAGCTACGGCCTCTGCACTCCCTGCTTTCAATAAGTTTGTGCTCATGAAAGCGGTCGAGCCAAAGAGTAAAGCTGATGAAAATACCCCACCAGGGAGTGAGGGCTCAGCCATCGCCGGGGTGGCAGAGAGTGGCACAGCAACCCGCATGCAGCTCAGTAAGCTGGTGACTTCACTACCCAGCTGGGCACTGCTTACCAACCACTTTAAGTCCACCGGGAGCTTCCCTTTCCCTTATGTGCTTGAGCCCTTGGGGGCTTCCCCCTCTGAGACATCAAAGCTGCAGCAACTGGTGGAAAAGATTGACCGTCAAGGAGCCGTGGCAGTAGCTTCTACTGCCTCGGGAGCTCCCACCACCTCGGCCCCTGCAACTTCATCCTCAGCCTCATCTGGACCTAACCAGTGTGTCATCTGTCTGCGGGTGCTGAGCTGTCCTCGAGCACTGCGCCTGCATTACGGCCAACATGGAGGCGAGCGGCCCTTCAAATGCAAAGTGTGTGGCAGAGCTTTCTCCACCCGGGGCAATCTGCGTGCACATTTCGTGGGCCACAAGGCTAGTCCAGCTGCCCGGGCCCAGAACTCCTGTCCCATCTGCCAGAAGAAGTTCACCAACGCTGTCACTCTGCAGCAGCATGTTCGGATGCACCTGGGGGGCCAGATCCCCAATGGTGGTACCACGCTCCCTGAAGGCGGGGGAGCTGCCCAGGAGAATGGCTCTGAGCAATCTACAGTCTCTGGAGCAGGGAGCTTCCCTCAGCAGCCATCCCAGCAGCCATCTCCAGAAGAGTTgtctgaagaggaggaggaggaggaagaagaagaggaagatgtgACTGATGAAGATTCCCTAGCAGGGAGAGGCTCTGAGAGTGGGGGTGAGAAGGCAATATCGGTGCGGGGTGATTCAGAAGAGGCCTCTGGGGCAGAAGAAGAAGTGGGGACTGTGGCAGCTGCGGCTACAGCTGGAAAGGAGATGGACAGTAATGAGAAAGTGATTCAACAGCCTTCtctgccaccacccccaccacctgaCAGCCTGGATCAAACACAGCCAATGGAGCAGGGAAGCAGTGATGTGGCCAGAGGCACAGAAGAGGTGGGCAAGCCAGAAAGGAGTTCCAGCCCGGCATCAGTGATGGCCCTGGAAGGGGAAGGCAGCAGCACCACCTTGGTGGAGGAGCTGAGCCTGCAGGAAGTGATGAGAAAGGAGCCAGGAGAGAGCACTAGCAGAAAGGCCTGTGAGGTGTGTGGCCAGACCTTTCCCACCCAGGCAGCTCTGGAGGACCATCAGAAGACCCACCCCAAGGAGGGGCCACTCTTTACTTGTGTTTTCTGCAGGCAGGGCTTTCTCGAGCGGGCTACCCTCAAGAAGCATATGCTGCTGGCTCACCACCAG GATGTAGCTTTCCTGTCAAGTGACCTGCCCACCAAGCCCCAGAGTTCCagctccatctccatctccactACCACTTCAGGCCCCGCACCACCAGTgctctttggcccaggaactgtgGCTGGGAAGTTGCCTCCAGCAGTGGGATCCAGAGAAGCCAAGGAGAAGAGAgcccccctcttcctcttttggCCTCTTGCATCCAAGACAGTGCCTGAGAAGCCCAACACAGAAGAGAAGTAG
- the SALL2 gene encoding sal-like protein 2 isoform X1: MSRRKQRKPQQLISDCEGPSASENGDASEEDHPQVCAKCCAQFTDPTEFVAHQNACSTDPPVMVIIGGQENPNNSSTASEPRPEGRNSPQVMEAEHGNPSDSGSSVPTDPTWGPERRGEESSGHFLVAATGVGSGHLNIPLILEELRVLQQRQIHQMQMTEQICRQVLLLGSLGQTVGTPSSPSELPGTGTASSTKPLLPLFSPIKPVQTSKTLAPSSTSSSSGAETPKQAFFHLYHPLGSQHPFSAGGVGRSHKPTPAPSPALPGSTDQLIASPHLAFPGTTGLLAAQCLGAARGLEAAASPGLLKPKNGGGELGYGEVMGPLEKPGGRHKCRFCAKVFGSDSALQIHLRSHTGERPYKCNVCGNRFTTRGNLKVHFHRHREKYPHVQMNPHPVPEHLDYVITSSGLPYGMSVPPEKAEEEAALPGGGVERKPLVASTTALSATESLTLLSTGAGTATASALPAFNKFVLMKAVEPKSKADENTPPGSEGSAIAGVAESGTATRMQLSKLVTSLPSWALLTNHFKSTGSFPFPYVLEPLGASPSETSKLQQLVEKIDRQGAVAVASTASGAPTTSAPATSSSASSGPNQCVICLRVLSCPRALRLHYGQHGGERPFKCKVCGRAFSTRGNLRAHFVGHKASPAARAQNSCPICQKKFTNAVTLQQHVRMHLGGQIPNGGTTLPEGGGAAQENGSEQSTVSGAGSFPQQPSQQPSPEELSEEEEEEEEEEEDVTDEDSLAGRGSESGGEKAISVRGDSEEASGAEEEVGTVAAAATAGKEMDSNEKVIQQPSLPPPPPPDSLDQTQPMEQGSSDVARGTEEVGKPERSSSPASVMALEGEGSSTTLVEELSLQEVMRKEPGESTSRKACEVCGQTFPTQAALEDHQKTHPKEGPLFTCVFCRQGFLERATLKKHMLLAHHQDVAFLSSDLPTKPQSSSSISISTTTSGPAPPVLFGPGTVAGKLPPAVGSREAKEKRAPLFLFWPLASKTVPEKPNTEEK, encoded by the exons ATGTCTCGGCGAAAGCAGCGGAAACCCCAACAGTTAATCTCGGACTGCGAAGGTCCCAGCGCGTCTGAGAACG GTGATGCTAGTGAGGAGGACCACCCCCAAGTCTGTGCCAAGTGCTGCGCTCAATTCACTGACCCAACTGAATTCGTCGCCCACCAGAACGCATGTTCTACCGATCCCCCTGTTATGGTGATAATTGGGGGCCAGGAGAACCCCAACAACTCTTCGACCGCTTCTGAACCCCGGCCTGAAGGCCGCAATAGTCCCCAGGTCATGGAGGCAGAGCACGGCAACCCCTCGGATTCCGGGTCCTCTGTACCCACAGATCCCACCTGGGGCCCAGAGCGGAGGGGAGAGGAGTCTTCCGGGCACTTCCTTGTCGctgccacag gtGTAGGCAGCGGCCACTTGAACATCCCTCTGATCTTGGAAGAGCTCCGGGTGCTGCAGCAGCGGCAGATCCATCAAATGCAGATGACTGAGCAAATCTGCCGCCAGGTGCTGCTGCTTGGTTCCTTAGGCCAGACGGTTGGCACCCCTTCCAGTCCCTCAGAGTTACCTGGGACAGGGACTGCCTCCTCCACCAAGCCCCTTCTTCCCCTCTTCAGCCCCATCAAGCCCGTCCAAACTAGCAAGACACTGGCaccttcctccacctcctcctcctcggggGCAGAAACACCCAAACAGGCTTTCTTCCATCTTTATCATCCACTAGGGTCACAGCACCCTTTTTCTGCTGGAGGGGTCGGGCGAAGCCACaaacccacccctgccccatccccagccctgccAGGCAGCACAGATCAGCTGATTGCCTCACCTCATCTGGCATTCCCAGGCACCACGGGACTATTGGCCGCCCAGTGTCTTGGGGCAGCCCGGGGCCTCGAGGCTGCTGCCTCCCCGGGTCTCCTAAAGCCAAAGAATGGAGGTGGTGAGCTGGGCTATGGGGAAGTGATGGGTCCCTTGGAAAAACCCGGCGGACGGCACAAATGCCGCTTCTGTGCCAAAGTATTTGGCAGTGACAGTGCCCTGCAGATCCACCTGCGTTCGCACACGGGCGAGCGGCCCTATAAGTGTAATGTCTGTGGCAACCGCTTTACCACACGTGGCAACCTCAAAGTGCATTTCCACCGGCATCGGGAGAAATACCCCCATGTGCAGATGAACCCTCACCCGGTACCAGAGCATCTAGATTACGTCATCACCAGCAGTGGCCTGCCCTATGGTATGTCAGTGCCACCAGAGAAGGCTGAGGAGGAGGCAGCCCTGCCAGGTGGAGGTGTGGAACGCAAGCCTCTGGTGGCCTCTACCACAGCACTCAGTGCCACAGAGAGCTTGACTCTGCTCTCTACCGGTGCAGGCACAGCTACGGCCTCTGCACTCCCTGCTTTCAATAAGTTTGTGCTCATGAAAGCGGTCGAGCCAAAGAGTAAAGCTGATGAAAATACCCCACCAGGGAGTGAGGGCTCAGCCATCGCCGGGGTGGCAGAGAGTGGCACAGCAACCCGCATGCAGCTCAGTAAGCTGGTGACTTCACTACCCAGCTGGGCACTGCTTACCAACCACTTTAAGTCCACCGGGAGCTTCCCTTTCCCTTATGTGCTTGAGCCCTTGGGGGCTTCCCCCTCTGAGACATCAAAGCTGCAGCAACTGGTGGAAAAGATTGACCGTCAAGGAGCCGTGGCAGTAGCTTCTACTGCCTCGGGAGCTCCCACCACCTCGGCCCCTGCAACTTCATCCTCAGCCTCATCTGGACCTAACCAGTGTGTCATCTGTCTGCGGGTGCTGAGCTGTCCTCGAGCACTGCGCCTGCATTACGGCCAACATGGAGGCGAGCGGCCCTTCAAATGCAAAGTGTGTGGCAGAGCTTTCTCCACCCGGGGCAATCTGCGTGCACATTTCGTGGGCCACAAGGCTAGTCCAGCTGCCCGGGCCCAGAACTCCTGTCCCATCTGCCAGAAGAAGTTCACCAACGCTGTCACTCTGCAGCAGCATGTTCGGATGCACCTGGGGGGCCAGATCCCCAATGGTGGTACCACGCTCCCTGAAGGCGGGGGAGCTGCCCAGGAGAATGGCTCTGAGCAATCTACAGTCTCTGGAGCAGGGAGCTTCCCTCAGCAGCCATCCCAGCAGCCATCTCCAGAAGAGTTgtctgaagaggaggaggaggaggaagaagaagaggaagatgtgACTGATGAAGATTCCCTAGCAGGGAGAGGCTCTGAGAGTGGGGGTGAGAAGGCAATATCGGTGCGGGGTGATTCAGAAGAGGCCTCTGGGGCAGAAGAAGAAGTGGGGACTGTGGCAGCTGCGGCTACAGCTGGAAAGGAGATGGACAGTAATGAGAAAGTGATTCAACAGCCTTCtctgccaccacccccaccacctgaCAGCCTGGATCAAACACAGCCAATGGAGCAGGGAAGCAGTGATGTGGCCAGAGGCACAGAAGAGGTGGGCAAGCCAGAAAGGAGTTCCAGCCCGGCATCAGTGATGGCCCTGGAAGGGGAAGGCAGCAGCACCACCTTGGTGGAGGAGCTGAGCCTGCAGGAAGTGATGAGAAAGGAGCCAGGAGAGAGCACTAGCAGAAAGGCCTGTGAGGTGTGTGGCCAGACCTTTCCCACCCAGGCAGCTCTGGAGGACCATCAGAAGACCCACCCCAAGGAGGGGCCACTCTTTACTTGTGTTTTCTGCAGGCAGGGCTTTCTCGAGCGGGCTACCCTCAAGAAGCATATGCTGCTGGCTCACCACCAG GATGTAGCTTTCCTGTCAAGTGACCTGCCCACCAAGCCCCAGAGTTCCagctccatctccatctccactACCACTTCAGGCCCCGCACCACCAGTgctctttggcccaggaactgtgGCTGGGAAGTTGCCTCCAGCAGTGGGATCCAGAGAAGCCAAGGAGAAGAGAgcccccctcttcctcttttggCCTCTTGCATCCAAGACAGTGCCTGAGAAGCCCAACACAGAAGAGAAGTAG
- the SALL2 gene encoding sal-like protein 2 isoform X2, which translates to MAHEAGRSSRLGGSCGEPAELRGDASEEDHPQVCAKCCAQFTDPTEFVAHQNACSTDPPVMVIIGGQENPNNSSTASEPRPEGRNSPQVMEAEHGNPSDSGSSVPTDPTWGPERRGEESSGHFLVAATGVGSGHLNIPLILEELRVLQQRQIHQMQMTEQICRQVLLLGSLGQTVGTPSSPSELPGTGTASSTKPLLPLFSPIKPVQTSKTLAPSSTSSSSGAETPKQAFFHLYHPLGSQHPFSAGGVGRSHKPTPAPSPALPGSTDQLIASPHLAFPGTTGLLAAQCLGAARGLEAAASPGLLKPKNGGGELGYGEVMGPLEKPGGRHKCRFCAKVFGSDSALQIHLRSHTGERPYKCNVCGNRFTTRGNLKVHFHRHREKYPHVQMNPHPVPEHLDYVITSSGLPYGMSVPPEKAEEEAALPGGGVERKPLVASTTALSATESLTLLSTGAGTATASALPAFNKFVLMKAVEPKSKADENTPPGSEGSAIAGVAESGTATRMQLSKLVTSLPSWALLTNHFKSTGSFPFPYVLEPLGASPSETSKLQQLVEKIDRQGAVAVASTASGAPTTSAPATSSSASSGPNQCVICLRVLSCPRALRLHYGQHGGERPFKCKVCGRAFSTRGNLRAHFVGHKASPAARAQNSCPICQKKFTNAVTLQQHVRMHLGGQIPNGGTTLPEGGGAAQENGSEQSTVSGAGSFPQQPSQQPSPEELSEEEEEEEEEEEDVTDEDSLAGRGSESGGEKAISVRGDSEEASGAEEEVGTVAAAATAGKEMDSNEKVIQQPSLPPPPPPDSLDQTQPMEQGSSDVARGTEEVGKPERSSSPASVMALEGEGSSTTLVEELSLQEVMRKEPGESTSRKACEVCGQTFPTQAALEDHQKTHPKEGPLFTCVFCRQGFLERATLKKHMLLAHHQDVAFLSSDLPTKPQSSSSISISTTTSGPAPPVLFGPGTVAGKLPPAVGSREAKEKRAPLFLFWPLASKTVPEKPNTEEK; encoded by the exons ATGGCGCACGAAGCCGGGAGGAGCTCTCGTCTCGGGGGGTCCTGCGGGGAGCCCGCGGAGCTTAGAG GTGATGCTAGTGAGGAGGACCACCCCCAAGTCTGTGCCAAGTGCTGCGCTCAATTCACTGACCCAACTGAATTCGTCGCCCACCAGAACGCATGTTCTACCGATCCCCCTGTTATGGTGATAATTGGGGGCCAGGAGAACCCCAACAACTCTTCGACCGCTTCTGAACCCCGGCCTGAAGGCCGCAATAGTCCCCAGGTCATGGAGGCAGAGCACGGCAACCCCTCGGATTCCGGGTCCTCTGTACCCACAGATCCCACCTGGGGCCCAGAGCGGAGGGGAGAGGAGTCTTCCGGGCACTTCCTTGTCGctgccacag gtGTAGGCAGCGGCCACTTGAACATCCCTCTGATCTTGGAAGAGCTCCGGGTGCTGCAGCAGCGGCAGATCCATCAAATGCAGATGACTGAGCAAATCTGCCGCCAGGTGCTGCTGCTTGGTTCCTTAGGCCAGACGGTTGGCACCCCTTCCAGTCCCTCAGAGTTACCTGGGACAGGGACTGCCTCCTCCACCAAGCCCCTTCTTCCCCTCTTCAGCCCCATCAAGCCCGTCCAAACTAGCAAGACACTGGCaccttcctccacctcctcctcctcggggGCAGAAACACCCAAACAGGCTTTCTTCCATCTTTATCATCCACTAGGGTCACAGCACCCTTTTTCTGCTGGAGGGGTCGGGCGAAGCCACaaacccacccctgccccatccccagccctgccAGGCAGCACAGATCAGCTGATTGCCTCACCTCATCTGGCATTCCCAGGCACCACGGGACTATTGGCCGCCCAGTGTCTTGGGGCAGCCCGGGGCCTCGAGGCTGCTGCCTCCCCGGGTCTCCTAAAGCCAAAGAATGGAGGTGGTGAGCTGGGCTATGGGGAAGTGATGGGTCCCTTGGAAAAACCCGGCGGACGGCACAAATGCCGCTTCTGTGCCAAAGTATTTGGCAGTGACAGTGCCCTGCAGATCCACCTGCGTTCGCACACGGGCGAGCGGCCCTATAAGTGTAATGTCTGTGGCAACCGCTTTACCACACGTGGCAACCTCAAAGTGCATTTCCACCGGCATCGGGAGAAATACCCCCATGTGCAGATGAACCCTCACCCGGTACCAGAGCATCTAGATTACGTCATCACCAGCAGTGGCCTGCCCTATGGTATGTCAGTGCCACCAGAGAAGGCTGAGGAGGAGGCAGCCCTGCCAGGTGGAGGTGTGGAACGCAAGCCTCTGGTGGCCTCTACCACAGCACTCAGTGCCACAGAGAGCTTGACTCTGCTCTCTACCGGTGCAGGCACAGCTACGGCCTCTGCACTCCCTGCTTTCAATAAGTTTGTGCTCATGAAAGCGGTCGAGCCAAAGAGTAAAGCTGATGAAAATACCCCACCAGGGAGTGAGGGCTCAGCCATCGCCGGGGTGGCAGAGAGTGGCACAGCAACCCGCATGCAGCTCAGTAAGCTGGTGACTTCACTACCCAGCTGGGCACTGCTTACCAACCACTTTAAGTCCACCGGGAGCTTCCCTTTCCCTTATGTGCTTGAGCCCTTGGGGGCTTCCCCCTCTGAGACATCAAAGCTGCAGCAACTGGTGGAAAAGATTGACCGTCAAGGAGCCGTGGCAGTAGCTTCTACTGCCTCGGGAGCTCCCACCACCTCGGCCCCTGCAACTTCATCCTCAGCCTCATCTGGACCTAACCAGTGTGTCATCTGTCTGCGGGTGCTGAGCTGTCCTCGAGCACTGCGCCTGCATTACGGCCAACATGGAGGCGAGCGGCCCTTCAAATGCAAAGTGTGTGGCAGAGCTTTCTCCACCCGGGGCAATCTGCGTGCACATTTCGTGGGCCACAAGGCTAGTCCAGCTGCCCGGGCCCAGAACTCCTGTCCCATCTGCCAGAAGAAGTTCACCAACGCTGTCACTCTGCAGCAGCATGTTCGGATGCACCTGGGGGGCCAGATCCCCAATGGTGGTACCACGCTCCCTGAAGGCGGGGGAGCTGCCCAGGAGAATGGCTCTGAGCAATCTACAGTCTCTGGAGCAGGGAGCTTCCCTCAGCAGCCATCCCAGCAGCCATCTCCAGAAGAGTTgtctgaagaggaggaggaggaggaagaagaagaggaagatgtgACTGATGAAGATTCCCTAGCAGGGAGAGGCTCTGAGAGTGGGGGTGAGAAGGCAATATCGGTGCGGGGTGATTCAGAAGAGGCCTCTGGGGCAGAAGAAGAAGTGGGGACTGTGGCAGCTGCGGCTACAGCTGGAAAGGAGATGGACAGTAATGAGAAAGTGATTCAACAGCCTTCtctgccaccacccccaccacctgaCAGCCTGGATCAAACACAGCCAATGGAGCAGGGAAGCAGTGATGTGGCCAGAGGCACAGAAGAGGTGGGCAAGCCAGAAAGGAGTTCCAGCCCGGCATCAGTGATGGCCCTGGAAGGGGAAGGCAGCAGCACCACCTTGGTGGAGGAGCTGAGCCTGCAGGAAGTGATGAGAAAGGAGCCAGGAGAGAGCACTAGCAGAAAGGCCTGTGAGGTGTGTGGCCAGACCTTTCCCACCCAGGCAGCTCTGGAGGACCATCAGAAGACCCACCCCAAGGAGGGGCCACTCTTTACTTGTGTTTTCTGCAGGCAGGGCTTTCTCGAGCGGGCTACCCTCAAGAAGCATATGCTGCTGGCTCACCACCAG GATGTAGCTTTCCTGTCAAGTGACCTGCCCACCAAGCCCCAGAGTTCCagctccatctccatctccactACCACTTCAGGCCCCGCACCACCAGTgctctttggcccaggaactgtgGCTGGGAAGTTGCCTCCAGCAGTGGGATCCAGAGAAGCCAAGGAGAAGAGAgcccccctcttcctcttttggCCTCTTGCATCCAAGACAGTGCCTGAGAAGCCCAACACAGAAGAGAAGTAG